From Halotia branconii CENA392, the proteins below share one genomic window:
- the murD gene encoding UDP-N-acetylmuramoyl-L-alanine--D-glutamate ligase encodes MPRASVIGLGKSGVAAARLLIREGWEVELSDRHTSATLLEQQQKLADEHITVKLGHSLDLSGVDLPDLIVVSPGVPWDIPVLVKARELGIETIGEMELAWRHLQALPWVGITGTNGKTTTTALIAAIFQTAGLDAPACGNIGYAACEVALAAKLPDWVIGEISSYQIESSVSLAPRIGVWTTFTPDHLARHKTLKNYYDIKAKLLRQADLQVFNGDDAYLRKVGISHWPDAYWTSVKGKDFLINEKGFYIADGWVVEKLNSTSAPKKVVETSALRMVGEHNLQNLLMSVAAARLAGIDSHAINTAIREFPGVAHRLEYICTWEGIDFINDSKATNYDAAEVGLASVKSPTILIAGGEAKPGDDAAWLAKIQAKAAAVLLIGSAAPAFAQRLQEVGYADYEIVETMEKAVPRSAELAKQHQATVVLLSPACASFDQYPNFEIRGDDFRQLCLAWVN; translated from the coding sequence ATGCCAAGAGCTTCTGTGATTGGATTGGGAAAGTCCGGTGTTGCTGCGGCGAGATTGTTGATACGAGAAGGCTGGGAGGTGGAACTCAGCGATCGTCACACCTCCGCAACCCTTCTCGAACAACAACAAAAACTTGCGGACGAACACATAACTGTCAAACTAGGACATTCTCTAGATTTGAGTGGTGTTGATTTACCTGATTTAATTGTAGTTAGTCCTGGTGTGCCTTGGGATATTCCCGTGTTAGTCAAGGCGCGAGAGTTAGGCATTGAAACCATTGGAGAAATGGAGCTGGCTTGGCGACACTTGCAAGCTTTACCTTGGGTAGGAATTACAGGTACAAATGGCAAAACTACTACCACTGCATTAATTGCTGCCATATTTCAAACAGCAGGATTAGATGCTCCAGCTTGTGGTAATATTGGCTACGCCGCTTGCGAAGTTGCTTTAGCTGCAAAACTCCCTGATTGGGTAATTGGGGAAATAAGTAGTTATCAAATAGAATCTTCTGTATCCCTCGCCCCACGAATTGGTGTTTGGACGACTTTCACGCCAGATCACCTCGCTCGCCACAAGACTTTAAAAAACTACTACGACATCAAAGCCAAGCTATTACGTCAGGCAGATTTGCAAGTATTCAATGGTGATGATGCCTACTTGAGAAAGGTGGGTATCAGTCATTGGCCTGATGCTTATTGGACAAGTGTGAAAGGCAAAGACTTTTTAATTAATGAAAAAGGCTTTTATATTGCAGATGGCTGGGTTGTGGAAAAGTTAAACTCAACCTCTGCACCAAAAAAAGTTGTCGAAACCTCTGCCTTGCGAATGGTAGGGGAGCATAACCTGCAAAATTTGCTGATGTCAGTAGCCGCAGCCCGATTGGCAGGAATTGATAGTCATGCTATTAATACAGCGATTCGTGAATTTCCTGGTGTTGCCCATCGTTTAGAATATATCTGCACTTGGGAAGGTATTGATTTTATTAACGACAGCAAAGCTACTAACTATGATGCTGCTGAAGTGGGTTTAGCATCGGTGAAAAGTCCGACAATTTTAATTGCTGGTGGAGAAGCAAAACCCGGTGATGATGCTGCTTGGTTAGCTAAGATTCAAGCCAAAGCGGCTGCTGTATTACTTATTGGCAGCGCCGCGCCAGCATTTGCCCAACGACTGCAAGAGGTGGGTTATGCTGATTATGAAATCGTGGAAACAATGGAGAAGGCAGTCCCTAGATCAGCAGAGTTAGCCAAACAGCATCAAGCAACTGTGGTGTTGCTATCTCCAGCTTGTGCAAGCTTCGATCAATATCCTAATTTTGAGATTAGGGGCGATGATTTTCGCCAGTTGTGTCTTGCTTGGGTAAATTAA